AGCTCGGCCATCGGGTCGAGCGCCTGGACCGAACCGACCGCGACGAGGACGAAGCCCGCGTGCGCGATCGACGAGTACGCGAGCACCCGCTTGACGTCGTGCTGGACGACCGCGACGACGGAGCCGACGAGCATCGTGAGGATCGCGACGGTCCACAGGCCGACGAGGAGCGCGTCCTGCGGCTCCGGCAGCATGAGCGGGATCGTCCAGTACGCGACGCGCAGGGCCACACCGAACGCGGCGACCTTGGTGCAGGCCGCCATGAAACCGGTGATCGGGGTGGGCGCGCCCTGGTAGACATCGGGCGTCCACTGGTGGAACGGCGCCGCGCCGACCTTGAACAGCGCACCGACGAGCATCATCAGCACACCGACGACGAGCAGGCTCGTGAGATCCGCGTCGCCCGTGGTGCCGGAAAGCGAGTCCTGCATCGTGGTGAGGCCCGCACCGAGGATGTCGGTCAGGCGGAGCTTGCCGGACCAGCCGTACACGAGGGCGGCACCCATGAGGAAGATCGCCGACGCGAACGAGCCGAGCAGGAAGTACTTGAGCGACGCCTCCTGGCTGAGCAGGCGACGGTGACGTGCCATGCCGACGAGGACGTACAGCGGCAGCGAGAGCACCTCGAGACCGATGAACATCGTGATGAGGTCGCCTGCCGCGGGCAGGACCATCATGCCGCCGACCGCGAACAGGAAGAGCGGGTACACCTCGGTCTGCTCGAGGCCCTTGCGGCGTGCGAGCTCCTCGTAGTCCGAGCCGGGCACGGCCGCCGCCGTCGGGGCGAAGGCCCCGCCGCCCGGCGTACGGTCCGCGACGACGAGCAGCGCGAGCGCGGCGACCACGAGGACGATCACCTGGAGGATCAGCGAGAAGTACGTCAGCACGACCGACCCGCCGAGCACGAGCAGCACCGGCTCCTCGGCCGAGAGCCGGGACCACTGCGCGCCCATCATCACGGCCGCGGCGAGCAGCACCACGAGGCTCAGCGTCAGCTGGACGGGCCTGCGCACGCGCGCCGGCAGCAGCGCCTCGAGGAGCACCCCGAGCACACCCCCGCCGAGCACCAGGATGTACGGGGCAAGGAGGAACCAGTCGACCGTCGGTTCGACGAAGACGGGGCTCATGAGGCACTCCCCTCGGAGATGTGCTGGGTGGACACGGTCACGTCAGCGGGCTGCTCGACGAGGTCGAGCGCCGGACGCGGGTAGAAGCCGAGCACGAGCATCAGCACGATGAGCGGGGCCACGACCCAGCGCTCGCGTCCCGCGATGTCCGGGAGCTCGGTCAGGCCGTCGCGAGGCGGGCCGGTGAAGATGCGCTGGTACGTCAGCAGGATGTAGAGCGCGGCGAGGATGACCGCGGTCGCCGCGACGATCACAGCGGCCGGCGACGCGCTGTACGAGCCGATGAGCACCATGATCTCGGAGACGAACGGCGACAGGCCCGGCAGCGACAGGGCCGAGAGGCCGGCCACGAGGAACACGCCTGCGATCACGGGCACCACGCGCTGCAGGCCGCCGTAGTCGGCGATCCGCTGCGAGCGGCTCGGGTGCCGCGCGACGATCATGCCTGCGACGAGGAACAGCAGCCCCGTCGAGAGCCCGTGGTTGACCATGTAGAACGAGGCGCCGGCGACCGACGTCTGCGTCGTCGCAAAGATGCCGAGGACGATGAAGCCGAAGTGCGACACCGACGTGTACGCGATCAGGCGCATGAGGTCCGTCTGGCCGAGCGCGAGGAGCGCACCGTAGATGATCGACACGACCGCGAGGACGATGACGACCGGCGCGGCCCACGCGGACGCCTCCGGGAAGAGCGGGAGGCACAGCGTGAGCATCCCGAACGTGCCGACCTTGTCGAGGACGCCGACGAGGAGCGCCGACGTACCGGCGGGAGCCTGCTGGGCGGCGTCCGGCAGCCACGTGTGGACGGGGAACATCGGCGCCTTGATCGCGAACGCGAGGAAGAAGCCGAGGAACATCAGACGCTCCGCGGTCTGCGACATCTCGATGCCGACGAGGTTCTCGACGAGGAAGCCCTCCGCGCCGCCCGGTCCCTGGAGGAAGAGCGCGATGACCGCGACCAGCATCACGAGGCCACCGGCGAGCGAGAACAGCAGGAACTTCACCGCGGCGCCGCGGCGCTGGGCGCCGCCGAACGCACCGATCATGAAGTAGATCGGGACGAGCATCGCCTCGAACACGACGTAGAAGAGGAAGACGTCGCGCGCCGCGAAGATGAGCGTCATGAACGCCGCCGTCACGAGCGTCAGCGCGAGATAGTGCCGCAGCTTCTCGGCGTCGTCGCCCTGCTCCCGCCACGCGGCGAGGATGACGAGCGGGACGAGCACGACGCCCAGGGCGACGAGCAGCAGCCCGACTCCGTCGACGCCGACCGCGTAGCTCGTGCCGATCTGCGGGATCCACGAGTGCTGCTCGTAGAGCTGGTGCGAGCCCGCCCTCGACGTGTCGAAGGCGAGGAACGCGCCGACGAGCAGGCCGACGTTGACCAGGGAGAAGACGAGCGCGGTCGTCCGCACGTGCTTGCGCGCCCCGCGGGGCAGCGCCCACACGACGACGGCGCCCACGACGGCCACGAGCACGAGCGCTGTGAGCCAGGGGAAGGAGGCGGTGACGTTCTCGGTCACGAGGTTGTCCATTTCTCTCGTCGTCCCTCTCAGCCCTGCACGGCCAGGACGACGACGGCGATCACGAGGACCCCGGCGAGCATCTCGGCAGCGTAGGAGCGGACATATCCGTTCTGCAGGGCGCGCAGCGCCCGACCCAGACCCGAGGAGCCGCGGCCCAGCCCCGTGAAGGTCGAGTCGACGAGCGTGCGGTCACCGTAGACGAGCGACCGGGTCAGGTACTGGCCGGGGCGCATCACGAGCGACTCGTTGACCGTGTCCTGGTAGAGGTCCTTGCGGGCGGCCCGCGTCAGCAGGGAGCCGCGCGGGGCCACGACCGGCACGGTCGACGCCGCGTACTGGCGCCAGGCGAGGAACGCACCGAGGAGCACGAGCACGAGGGTCGCGGCCATGATCACGGGGATCGGCAGGACCGGCTCGTGGTGCTCGACGTGGCCCGTCACCGGCTCGAGCCAACCGACGAACGCGTCGCCGATCGTGAGCACGCCACCGAGGGCGACCGAGCCGACCGCGAGGAGGATCATCGGCGCCGTCATGAGGGCCGGCGACTCGTGCGGGTGCTGGTCCGGGCCGGTGCCGTCCTTCTCGCTCGTCCAGCGCTTCTTGCCGTGGAACGTCATGAAGAACAGGCGGGACATGTAGAACGCCGTGATGCCAGCACCCAGGAGAGCGATCGTGCCGAAGACCCACGGCTCCCAGCCGTCGCCGACGAACGCCGACTCGATGATCTTGTCCTTGGACCAGAAGCCCGAGAACGGCGGGACGCCGAGGATCGCGAGCCAGCCGAGGCCGAACGTGATCCACGTGATCTTCATGTACGCGGACAGCCCGCCGAAGCGGCGCATGTCGACCTGGTCGTTCATGCCGTGCATGACCGAACCGGCGCCGAGGAACATGCCGGCCTTGAAGAAGCCGTGCGTCAGCAGGTGGAAGATCGCGAACGCGTAGCCGATCGGGCCGAGGCCCGCGGCGAGCATCATGTAGCCGATCTGCGACATCGTCGACGCGGCGAGCGTCTTCTTGATGTCGTCCTTCGCGCAGCCGACGATCGCCCCGAACAGGAGCGTGATCGCACCGATGATCGCGACGACGAGCAGCGCCGTCGGCGCGAGGTTGAACACGGGTGCGGAGCGCACGATCAGGTAGACGCCGGCCGTGACCATGGTCGCGGCGTGGATGAGCGCGGAGACCGGCGTGGGGCCGGCCATCGCGTCACCGAGCCATGCCTGCAGCGGGAACTGCGCCGACTTGCCGCACGCGGCGAGGAGCAGCATGAGGCCGATCGCGGTGAGCTGGCCCTCCGTGGCGCTCGGCGCGCCGTCGAACACCGTCACGAAGTCGACGCCGCCGAAGGTCGCGAACATGAGCATGAGCGCGACGATCATGCCGACGTCGGCGACGCGGTTCATGATGAACGCCTTCTTGGCCGCGGTCGCGTAGGACGGGACGTGGTTCCAGAAGCCGATCAGCAGGTACGACGCGAGACCGACGCCCTCCCAGCCGACGAACAGCAGGAGGTAGGAGTCCGCGAGGACCAGGAGGAGCATCGCCGCGACGAACAGGTTGAGGTACGCGAAGAACCGGCGCCGGTTCTCGTCGTGCTCCATGTACGCCACCGAGTAGAGGTGGATGAGCGAGCCGACGAACGTCACGAGCAGGACGAACGTGAGCGACAGGGGGTCGATCCGCAACCCTGCCGAGAGCGACATGTCGGCAGTCGAGATCCAGTCGAAGAGCTCGAGGTCGCGGACACGGTCCTCGCCGGGGTAGCCGAGCAGGCTGAAGAGCAGCGAGGCGCCCAGCACGAACGTCGCGACCGAGGCGAGCAGGCCGAGCCAGTGACCCCAGCGGTCCGCACGGCGGCCGAGCACGAGGAGGATGCCGGCGCTCAGGAGCGGGATCGCCACGAGCAGCCAGGCGCTCGTCTGGACCATGCCGCTGGCAGCCTGGGCAGAACCCGGGACGAAGTCGGTGGACTGCGCCGGGAACGGGAGCATGTTCAGCATCGTCGCCTCAGCCCTTCAGCAGGTTGACGTCGTCGACCGAGGACGACTTACGGGTGCGGAAGATCGCCACGATGATCGCGAGGCCGACGACGACCTCCGCGGCGGCGACGACCATCACGAAGAAGGCGACGACCTGGCCGGTGAGGTCACCGTGCATGCGCGCGAACGTCACGAACATCAGGTTGGTGGCGTTGAGCATGAGCTCGACACCCATGAACGCGATGATCGCGCTGCGCCGCGTGAGCACCGTGATCGCGCCGATCGCGAACAGCACCGCCGCGAGGTACAGATAGTTGGTGAGCTCCATCAGGCGTCCCCGTCCTGCTCTGCGCCGGGCTCGGCGCTCTCGTTCTCGCCCTGGGCGCCGGACGCGATCGCCGCAGGCAGGTCGCCCGAGTCGATGAGCGTCGTGACCTGGCTCGACAGGCCCTGCTCCTGACCGCGGATGCGCAGGACGCGCGAGACCGAGGCTTCGATCGGGTTGCCGTACGGGTCGAGCGCGGGGACGTCCATCGCGTTGTGCCGCGCGTAGACGCCCGGCGCCGGGAGGTTGACCAGGTGCTGGCCCGCCTTGACGCGGGCCTCGGCGCGCTCGGCCTGCCCGACCTTGCGGGTCAGGCGGCGACGGTGCGTGAGCACGAGCGCGGCGAGCGCAGCCGTGACGAGCAGCGCCGCCACGACCTCGATCGCGAACACGAAGTCGCTCATGAGGACGCGGGCGATGCCGACCGGGTTCGTCGCGCTGTTGGCACCCTCCAGGCCGGACGCCGGAGCGAACGTCGCGCGCGAGATCACCGTGACGAGCAGCGTGCCGAGGCCGATGCCCAGCAGTGCGCCGATCCAGCGCTGGCCGCGGATCGTCTCGACCGCCGACGTCGACGCGTCGACGCCGACGAGCATGAGCACGAAGAGGAACAGCATCATGACCGCGCCCGTGTAGACGACGATCTGCACGATGCCGAGGAACTCCGCCTCGTTCGCGAGGTAGAGGACCGCCAGGCCGATCATCACGAAGATCATCGACAGGGCCGCGTACACGGCCTTGCGGGCGAGCACGAGGCCGAGCGCCGCGATCACCATGAGGGGGCCGAGCACCCAGAAGAGCACTGCCTCCCCGGTCGACGTGGTCATCGTGCTCCTCCGTCCGTGGCGCCGTCGGCCGTCTTCGCGGTCTCGAGCGTCGGCTCGTCGGGACGGTGCTCGCGGACCCACGCGACCTGCGCCGCGGTGGGGGCCGTGACCTCGCCCCGGTAGTAGTTCGTGTCCTCCGTGCCCTCGACCATCGGGTGGGGACCGGCAAGCATGCCCTCGCGCAGCGGGGCGAGCAGGTCCTCCTTCTCGAAGATCATCCCGGCACGGGTCGGGCCCGCGATCTCGTACTCGTTCGTCATCGTCAGTGCGCGCGTCGGGCACGCCTCGATGCACAGGCCGCAGAAGATGCAGCGCAGGTAGTTGATCTGGTAGACGCGGCCGTAGCGCTCGCCGGGCGACACGTGCGCGCCGTCGGGCAAGTCGGCGTTGTCGGCACCCTCGACGTAGATCGCGTCCGCAGGGCAGGCCCACGCGCACAGCTCGCAGCCGATGCACTTCTCGAGCCCGTCCGCGTACCGGTTGAGCTGGTGGCGGCCGTGGAAGCGCGGCTTCGTGGGGACCTTCTCGAACGGGTACTGCTCGGTCACGGTGGGCCGGAACAGGTTCGAGAACGTCACGCCGAAGCCCGCGACCGGGGCGAGCAGCTCGCCCAGCGGGCCCTTGGGCTTGGGGCTGAGATCACTCACCGGGGTCTCCCTCCGTCGTCGTGCTGGTATCGGCAGCGGGCGCAGCCTCGATAACCGTCGTCGCAGCCGCGGTCGCGGCCGCAGCCCGGCGGGCGGCGCGCGGCGACGGAGGCAGCTTCTGGCCGGGTAGCGGCGGGACCGGGAAGCCGTCGGCGAACGCGTCGAACGGCTCAGGGTCCGCAACCGGCTCGGGCGCCGGCTTCTTCTCCGGGATGGCGAAGCCGAGCACGAGCGCGACCACCGCGACGCCGAGGAAGAAGTAGATGAAGGTGCGGTTCGAGATCGACGAGAACTGCGAGAAGCCCTGGTAGATCGCGACGAGCGACGTCCACGCGAGCGCGACCGGGATGAGGACCTTCCAGCCGAACTTCATGAACTGGTCGTAGCGGAATCGCAGCAGCGTGCCGCGCACCCACACGAAGACGAACATGAACAGCCAGACCTTGACGATGAACCACAGCACCGGCCACCAGCCGGTGTTGAACATGCCGTCGTTGATCTCCGTGAGCGGCCACGGCGCCTGCCACCCGCCGAAGAACAGCGTCGTCGCGACGGCGGAGACGTTGAGCATGTTGATGTACTCCGCGAGGAAGAACCACGCGAACTTCATCGACGAGTACTCGGTCATGTAGCCGGACACGAGCTCGCCCTCGGCCTCGGGGAGGTCGAACGGGAGCCGGTTCGTCTCACCGATCATCGAGATGACGTAGAGGATGAACGACGGCAGCAGCGGCAGCGCATACCAGATGCGCTCCTGGTTGGTGACGATCTGCGACGTCGACATCGTGCCGGCGAGCAGGAACACCGAGGAGAGCGCGAGGCCCATCGCGAGCTCGTACGAGATGACCTGGGCCGTGGACCGGACGCCGCCGAGGAGCGGGTACGTCGAGCCGGACGACCAGCCACCGAGGACGATGCCGTACACGCCGATCGCGGCGACCGCGAGGATGTAGAGCACCGCGACCGGGAAGTCGGTCAGCTGCGCGGGCGTCCAGAAGTCGGTGAACGGGATCCGCACCTCAGGGCCGAACGGGATGACCGCGTAGACCATGAGCGAGCAGAACACCGAGATCATCGGCGCGATGAGGTAGACGATCTTGTCCGCGGCGCGGACCGTGATGTCCTCCTTCATGAGGAGCTTCATCGCGTCGGCGAGCGCCTGGAACAGACCGAACGGGCCGTGCACGTTCGGCCCGGGGCGCACCTGCATGCGGCCCACGAGGCGCCGCTCGAACCACAGCGCCATGAGGACGCTGAGCAGCAGGAAGACGATGATGAGCACCGCCTTGACGAGGTACACCCACGGGTTGTCGTTGCTGAAGTCCGCGGCGATCCCCGGGACACCGGGGGTGGCCGTCGGCAGCAGGAGCGCGCTCATCGTGCCTCCACGTCGTCGTGCTGAGGTTCGTCCGCGCCGCCGGCCGCGGGCACCGCGGCGATCGCGACGAGGCTGCCGGAGTCGGCGCCGAGCGCGTCGCGCACGGCGCTCGTGCCGGAGCGGGTGGGCAGCCAGACCACGTGGTCCGGCATGTCTGTCAGGACGACCGGCAGCTCGATCGCGCCGCGGTCGGTCGAGACGCGCACGAGCGCACCCTCGGCGACGCCCGCAGCCGCGGCGGTCGCCGCGGAGAGGCGTGCGACGGCGCGGCGTGCGGTGCCCGCGAGGTACGGCTCGCCGTCCTGCCCGCGACCCGAGTCAAGCTGCAGGCGCCACGTCGACAGGACCGCGGTGCCGGGCGCGACCGCGGGCGGCTCGGCCGTCTCGGCGGCCGGGGCCTCGACGCGGGTGCCGTCCCAGAGGCCGAGCGTGTCGATCTCCTTGCGGACCTGCTCGCCGGTCGCGAGCCCGAGGTCGACGCCCATCTCGCGGGCGAGCGAGTCGAGCACGCGGTGGTCGGGCATGAAGTGGGAGTCGAGCGCCTGGCGGAACACCCGCACGCGTCCCTCCCAGTTCCAGAACGCGCCGGCCTTCTCCTGCGGCGGAGCCACAGGGAGGACGACGTCGGCGAGCTCGGTGACCTCGCTCGCGCGGACCTCGAGGGAGACGACGACGTCCGCCGCCGCGAGCGCGTCGCGCGCGGCCTGCGGGTCGGGCAGGTCGGCGAGCTCGACACCACCGACGACCGCGCCCTTGAGGGTGCCGTCGGCGAGGGCCGCGACGATCTGCTCGGCGTTGCGGCCGGGCGTCTCCGGGAGCTGTGCGACGCCCCAGTGGGCGGCCATGTCGACCCGTGCCGCGGCGTCGGTCACCGGGCGGCCGCCCGGCAGGAGGCTCGGCAGGGTGCCGAGCTCGACGCCCGCACGCTCGCCGATGCGGCGCGGGATCCACGCGAGCCGCGCGCCCGTCGCGGCGGACAGCCGCAGGGCTGCGGACAGCGCGCCCGGGACGGTCGCGAGACGCTCGCCCACGAGGACGATCGCGCCCTCGGTGCGCACGGCCTGCGACGCCGCGACGATCGCCGCGTCCGTGTCGGACGGGACGCCGTCGGCGAGAGCCGCGAGGATCTCGCCCTCGGTGCCGGGCGCGGCCTTGACGAGGCTGCCGTCGAGGCGCTCGACGCCGCGCGTCGCGAACGGCGCGACCGCGTGCACCTGGGTGCGGCCCGCCTGCGTGCCCTTGCGCAGCCGCAGGAAGACGATGCCGCCCTCCTCCTCGGGCTCGAGCCCGACGAGCAGTACCGCCGGCGCCTTCTCGAGGTCGCCGAGCGTCACGTCGATGCCGCGACCGGCGACCGCGTGGGCGAGGAAGCTCTCCTCCTCGTCCGAGGCGGGGCGGGCGCGGTGGTCGACGTCGTTCGTGCCGAGGGCGACGCGCGCGAGCTTGCCGTACGCGTACGCGTCCTCGATCGTCAGGCGGCCGCCGGGCAGGACGCCGACGCCGCCGGCGTCACGCGCCGCCGCGAGGGCCTTGCCCGCGACCTCGAACGCCTCGACCCACGACGCGGGACGCAGCTCCCCGCGCGAGCCGTCCTCGCGGCGGTCGCGCACGAGCGGGGTGGTCAGGCGGTCGGGAGCGGTCTGCCAGCGGAACGCGAAGCGGTCCTTGTCGCTGATCCACTCCTCGTTGACGACCGGGTCGTCCGCCGCGAGGCGCCGCATGACGGTGCCGCGGCGGTGGTCGATGCGGATGGCCGACCCGTTCGCGTCGTGCTCGGCGACCGACTCGGTCGAGACCAGGTCGAACGGGCGCGAGCGGAAGCGGTAGGCCGCGCTCGTGAGGGCGCCGACGGGGCAGATCTGCACCGTGTTGCCCGACCAGTACGACGCGAAGGGGCGACCGGACTCGTCCTCGTGGGCCGCGCCCACGGTCGGGCCGCCCTCGGCGGTGTCGGCCGGCTCGAAACCGAGGATGTTCTCGTCGAACGTGCCGATCTGCTGGCGCGCGCCGCGCTTCTGCAGGTCGATGAACGCGTCGCCCGCGATCTCGCGGGTGAAGCGCGTGCAGCGCTGGCACAGGATGCAGCGCTCCCGGTCGAGCAGGATCTGCGTCGAGATCTTGATCGGCTTCGGGAAGGTGCGCTTGACGTCGATGAAGCGGCTCGTGGGGCGGCCGTTGCTCATCGCCTGGTTCTGCAGGGGGCACTCGCCACCCTTGTCGCAGGTCGGGCAGTCGAGCGGGTGGTTGATGAGCAGGAGCTCCATCACGCCGTGCTGAGCCTTGTCGGCGACGGGCGACGAGTGCTGCGTCCCGACGACCATGCCGGGGGCGACCTCCATCGCGCACGACGGCTGCGGCTTCGGCATCGGGCGGACGTTGCCCTCGCGGTCCGGCATCGCGACGTCGACGAGGCACTGGCGGCACGCGCCGACCGGCTTGAGCAGCGGGTGGTCGCAGAAGCGCGGGATCGCGATCCCGATCTCCTCCGCGGCACGGATGATGAGCGTGCCCTTGGGCACGGACGTCTCGACGCCGTCGATCGTCAGCGTGACGAGGTTCGGGTCGACCGGCACGGCGTCGGTGCCTGCGGTCTTGTCCGTCGTGGTGGTCATGCGTGCACCGCCCCTGCTGCGGCGCCGGAACGGCGCGGGGTGTAGTCGAACAGCGCGGAGCGCTGCGGCGGGAACAGCTCGCTCGCGGGCGACGTCATGCCTGCCTCGAACTCCTCACGGAAGTACTGGATGGCCGAGGTGACGCACGACGTCGCGCCGTCACCGAGCGCGCAGAACGCGCGGCCGAGGATGTTGTCGCACAGGTCGAGCAGCGTCTCGATGTCGCCCTGCTGACCCTTGCCGTCGACGAGGCGCTGCAGGATCTGCTTGAGCCAGTAGGTGCCTTCGCGGCAGGGCGTGCACTTGCCGCACGACTCGTGCGCGTAGAAGTCGATCCAGCGGGACACGGCCCGCACGACCGACGTCGTCTCGTCGAAGATCTGCAGGGCTCGCGTGCCGAGCATCGATCCGGCCGCACCGACCGACTCGTAGTCGAGCGGCACGTCGAGGTGCTCTGCCGTGAAGATCGGCGTGGACGAGCCGCCCGGGGTCCAGAACTTCAGCTCGTGGCCCTTGCGGACGCCGCCCGCCATCTCGAGGAGCTCGCGCAGCGTGATGCCGAGCGGAGCCTCGTACTGGCCGGGACGCTCGACGTGGCCCGAGAGCGAGAAGATGCCGTGCCCGGCGGAGCGCTCGGTGCCCATCGTGCGGAACCAGTCGGAGCCGCCCTTGACGATCGCGGGCACGGACGCGACGGACTCGACGTTGTTGACGACGGTCGGGCGCGCGTACAGGCCGGCGACGGCGGGGAACGGCGGCTTGAGGCGCGGCTGGCCGCGGCGCCCCTCGAGGGAGTCGAGGAGCGCGGTCTCCTCGCCGCAGATGTAGGCGCCGGCGCCCGCGTGCACGGTGACGTCGAGGTCGTAGCCGGAGCCGTGGATGTTCTTGCCGAGGTGGCCCGCGGCGTACGCGTCGGCGACCGCCTTGAGCAGGCGGCGGTAGACGTGCACCACCTCCCCGCGCACGTAGATGAACGCGTGGTGGCAGCCGATCGCGAAGCTCGTGATCGCGACGCCCTCGACGAGGACGTGCGGGTTGGCGAGCATGAGCGGGATGTCCTTGCAGGTGCCCGGCTCGGACTCGTCGGCGTTGACGACGAGGTAGCGCGGACCGCCGTCAGGAGCGGGCAGGAAGCCCCACTTCATGCCGGTCGGGAAGCCTGCGCCGCCTCGTCCGCGCAGGCCCGAGTCCTTGACGAGCTGCACGAGCTCGGCGGGGTCGGTCGTGAGGGCCTTGCGGAGCGCCTCGTAGCCGCCGGAGCGGGTGTAGGAGTCGATCTGCCAGGGCTTGTCGTCGCCCCAGGTCGCCGTGAGGACGGGGGTGAGCGTGGTCATCGCTTCTCCTCGGGCTCGGACTCGGGTCCGCCGGGGGTGACGTCACCCTCGGTGGTCGGCTTGCGCTCGGCGGACGACTGCTCGCCCCCGGTCTGCGGCGCGGGCTCCGCGGGTGCGGCGCCCTGCGTCGTCGTGCCCGCCTCGGCAGCGGCGCGCTCG
This genomic window from Flavimobilis soli contains:
- a CDS encoding NADH-quinone oxidoreductase subunit G gives rise to the protein MTTTTDKTAGTDAVPVDPNLVTLTIDGVETSVPKGTLIIRAAEEIGIAIPRFCDHPLLKPVGACRQCLVDVAMPDREGNVRPMPKPQPSCAMEVAPGMVVGTQHSSPVADKAQHGVMELLLINHPLDCPTCDKGGECPLQNQAMSNGRPTSRFIDVKRTFPKPIKISTQILLDRERCILCQRCTRFTREIAGDAFIDLQKRGARQQIGTFDENILGFEPADTAEGGPTVGAAHEDESGRPFASYWSGNTVQICPVGALTSAAYRFRSRPFDLVSTESVAEHDANGSAIRIDHRRGTVMRRLAADDPVVNEEWISDKDRFAFRWQTAPDRLTTPLVRDRREDGSRGELRPASWVEAFEVAGKALAAARDAGGVGVLPGGRLTIEDAYAYGKLARVALGTNDVDHRARPASDEEESFLAHAVAGRGIDVTLGDLEKAPAVLLVGLEPEEEGGIVFLRLRKGTQAGRTQVHAVAPFATRGVERLDGSLVKAAPGTEGEILAALADGVPSDTDAAIVAASQAVRTEGAIVLVGERLATVPGALSAALRLSAATGARLAWIPRRIGERAGVELGTLPSLLPGGRPVTDAAARVDMAAHWGVAQLPETPGRNAEQIVAALADGTLKGAVVGGVELADLPDPQAARDALAAADVVVSLEVRASEVTELADVVLPVAPPQEKAGAFWNWEGRVRVFRQALDSHFMPDHRVLDSLAREMGVDLGLATGEQVRKEIDTLGLWDGTRVEAPAAETAEPPAVAPGTAVLSTWRLQLDSGRGQDGEPYLAGTARRAVARLSAATAAAAGVAEGALVRVSTDRGAIELPVVLTDMPDHVVWLPTRSGTSAVRDALGADSGSLVAIAAVPAAGGADEPQHDDVEAR
- the nuoF gene encoding NADH-quinone oxidoreductase subunit NuoF, with protein sequence MTTLTPVLTATWGDDKPWQIDSYTRSGGYEALRKALTTDPAELVQLVKDSGLRGRGGAGFPTGMKWGFLPAPDGGPRYLVVNADESEPGTCKDIPLMLANPHVLVEGVAITSFAIGCHHAFIYVRGEVVHVYRRLLKAVADAYAAGHLGKNIHGSGYDLDVTVHAGAGAYICGEETALLDSLEGRRGQPRLKPPFPAVAGLYARPTVVNNVESVASVPAIVKGGSDWFRTMGTERSAGHGIFSLSGHVERPGQYEAPLGITLRELLEMAGGVRKGHELKFWTPGGSSTPIFTAEHLDVPLDYESVGAAGSMLGTRALQIFDETTSVVRAVSRWIDFYAHESCGKCTPCREGTYWLKQILQRLVDGKGQQGDIETLLDLCDNILGRAFCALGDGATSCVTSAIQYFREEFEAGMTSPASELFPPQRSALFDYTPRRSGAAAGAVHA